In Erpetoichthys calabaricus chromosome 2, fErpCal1.3, whole genome shotgun sequence, a genomic segment contains:
- the LOC114645366 gene encoding extracellular calcium-sensing receptor-like, which produces MVNLWLFSTFLYLIFSAFALKDPSCTIQEKFDLNGLYKKGDIMLGGIFEISYKAVPPEVTFTSKPEPWKCDSLDFSVFQWVQTMVFAIEQINHDPSLLPNVTLGYRIYDNCVKLPVALKAASALIGGLDDTITDNTCKGTPPVLAIVGDPVSTHAIAISRILSLFRIPLVSYYASCSCLSNKREFPSFFRTIPSDAFQVKAMIRIIRHYGWTWVGGIATDDDYGQYAIRNFIEDFKNFGCISFIETIPTVNQKAQIIQIVNTIKQSTAKVIVIFSSIADVTALVKETVRQNITGRQWIASEGWSTSSVLASKENFGQFDGTIGIAIRKGNILGLKDFLLEIRPKYDASNNLVIQFWERLFGCKFENSSILINNVLCNETELISGTFTGYTDVSELRAAYNVYKAVYAIAHALHSLALCKNGQGPFGNSTCADIANVQPWQLLHYLKKVNFTNNLGERVAFDENGDALAIYDIVNWQRKEDGIVHIKTIGLFDAANVGNELSLNEADMFWNPVFGTVPESVCSKSCQPGSRKANRKGEPICCFDCIPCAEGEISNQTDSIECLKCLGDFWSNRGRSQCVLKEIEYLSYDDAMGITLSTVSAFGACLSLGVLAVFIYYRNTPVVKANNSELSFLLLVSLTFCFLCALCFIGQPSHLTCMLRHVVFGISFVLCISCILVKTIVVIMAFKSTLPGTNLMKWFGVAQQRGTVVFFTLIQSIICIIWLSTNPPGPLKNTKYQNGKIIFECNIGSVTGFSSVLGYIGLLACICFLSAFLARKLPDNFNEAKFITFSMLIFCAVWITFIPAYVSSPGKYTVAVEVFAILASSYGILFAIFAPKCYIILFKPEKNTKKALMGRADPSK; this is translated from the exons ATGGTTAATCTATGGCTGTTTtctacatttctttatttaattttctcagCCTTTGCTCTTAAAGATCCCAGCTGCACAATTCAAGAAAAATTTGACCTCAATGGACTGTATAAAAAAGGAGATATAATGTTAGGAGGAATATTTGAAATAAGTTATAAAGCAGTACCTCCTGAAGTGACATTTACATCAAAGCCTGAACCATGGAAATGTGACAG cttggaTTTTTCGGTATTTCAGTGGGTACAGACTATGGTTTTTGCTATTGAACAAATAAACCATGACCCATCTCTTCTTCCAAACGTCACTCTTGGTTACAGAATATATGATAATTGTGTAAAGCTGCCAGTGGCCCTGAAAGCAGCATCTGCCCTTATTGGCGGTTTGGATGACACTATCACTGATAACACATGTAAAGGAACTCCTCCAGTTTTAGCAATTGTGGGAGACCCCGTGTCAACACATGCAATAGCCATTTCAAGAATTTTGAGTCTTTTTCGAATTCCTCTG GTCAGCTATTATGCCTCATGTTCATGTTTAAGCAATAAACGTGAATTCCCTTCATTCTTCAGGACCATCCCAAGTGATGCCTTCCAGGTCAAAGCCATGATTAGAATTATTAGACATTATGGATGGACATGGGTTGGCGGTATTGCTACGGACGATGATTATGGTCAATATGCTATTAGGAACTTTATTGAAGACTTTAAAAACTTTGGATGCATTTCTTTCATTGAGACAATCCCTACAGTAAACCAAAAGGCACAAATAATTCAGATTGTTAATACTATAAAACAATCAACAGCAAAAGTTATTGTCATATTTTCATCGATCGCTGATGTGACAGCTTTAGTAAAAGAAACAGTAAGGCAAAATATAACTGGAAGGCAATGGATTGCCAGTGAAGGATGGAGTACATCCAGTGTATTAGCTAGCAAAGAAAACTTTGGTCAGTTTGATGGTACAATAGGGATTGCAATTAGGAAAGGCAACATTCTAGGGTTGAAAGATTTTCTTTTGGAAATTCGTCCGAAATATGATGCCAGCAATAATTTAGTTATTCAGTTTTGGGAACGGCTCTTTGGATGCAAATTTGAAAACTCTTCCATTTTAATCAATAATGTACTCTGTAATGAGACAGAACTGATCTCTGGTACATTTACAGGATATACTGATGTCTCAGAACTCAGAGCTGCATACAATGTGTATAAAGCAGTTTATGCTATAGCACATGCACTCCATAGCCTGGCTTTATGTAAAAATGGACAGGGGCCATTTGGAAACAGTACCTGTGCAGACATCGCAAATGTACAACCTTGGCAA CTCCTTCATTACttgaaaaaagtgaattttacaAATAATTTAGGAGAAAGAGTGGCTTTTGATGAGAACGGTGATGCACTTGCAATTTATGACATTGTAAACTGGCAAAGAAAAGAAGATGGAATAGTTCATATTAAAACTATAGGACTATTTGATGCAGCAAATGTGGGGAATGAACTTTCTCTCAATGAAGCAGATATGTTTTGGAACCCTGTGTTTGGAACG GTCCCTGAATCAGTATGCAGCAAAAGCTGTCAGCCTGGAAGCAGAAAGGCCAACAGAAAAGGAGAGCCAATCTGTTGTTTTGACTGTATACCCTGTGCAGAAGGAGAAATAAGTAATCAAACag atTCCATCGAATGTCTGAAGTGCCTGGGTGATTTCTGGTCAAACCGTGGAAGAAGTCAGTGTGTTTTGAAAGAAATTGAGTATTTGTCTTATGATGACGCAATGGGTATCACATTGTCAACTGTTTCAGCATTTGGAGCCTGCCTGTCACTCGGCGTACTGGCAGTTTTCATATATTACAGAAACACTCCAGTTGTAAAAGCCAACAACTCAGAGCTGAGCTTTCTTTTGCTGGTGTCActcactttctgttttctttgtgctttgtgtttcATTGGCCAGCCTTCACACTTGACCTGCATGCTAAGGCATGTGGTATTTGGGATAagctttgttttgtgtatttcctGCATCCTTGTAAAAACAATTGTCGTGATAATGGCTTTTAAATCGACACTTCCTGGAACAAACCTTATGAAATGGTTCGGTGTGGCACAGCAAAGAggaactgttgttttttttactttaattcagTCTATAATATGCATAATATGGCTGAGTACGAATCCTCCAGGTCcactaaaaaacacaaaatatcaaaatggcaaaataatattCGAGTGTAATATTGGATCTGTGACAGGCTTTAGCTCTGTTTTGGGGTACATCGGTTTATTAGCATGCATTTGCTTCCTTTCAGCTTTTCTTGCAAGGAAGCTCCCTGATAACTTTAATGAGGCTAAATTCATCACATTCAGCATGCTGATCTTCTGCGCTGTCTGGATTACTTTCATCCCTGCCTATGTTAGCTCACCAggaaaatatacagtagctgtagAGGTATTTGCTATTTTGGCATCAAGTTATGGTATTCTTTTTGCAATATTTGCACCTAAATGTTATATCATTCTTTTTAAACCtgagaaaaacacaaagaaagcacTGATGGGTAGAGCAGACCCAAGCAAATAA